Proteins encoded within one genomic window of Mycolicibacterium monacense:
- a CDS encoding PPOX class F420-dependent oxidoreductase encodes MAPTFKDVYGEKYLLLTTFTKDGRPKPTPVWGVPDGDKLLIITDDGSWKTKRINNTPRVTIQKCGVLGKPKGAPVEAVARNLPSSETRRVWNMVTKRYWWHAWWWVPHAIIRGGVDKLHSAIEVTSPA; translated from the coding sequence ATGGCGCCCACCTTCAAGGACGTCTACGGCGAGAAGTACCTGCTGTTGACGACCTTCACCAAGGACGGCCGACCGAAGCCCACGCCGGTGTGGGGGGTGCCCGACGGTGACAAGCTGCTCATCATCACCGACGACGGGTCATGGAAGACCAAGCGCATCAACAACACTCCGCGGGTCACGATCCAGAAGTGCGGTGTGCTCGGCAAACCCAAGGGTGCACCGGTCGAGGCGGTCGCCCGCAACCTGCCGTCATCCGAGACCCGGCGGGTCTGGAACATGGTCACCAAACGCTACTGGTGGCACGCGTGGTGGTGGGTGCCGCACGCGATCATCCGCGGCGGCGTCGACAAACTGCACAGCGCGATCGAGGTGACCAGCCCCGCCTAA
- a CDS encoding PPOX class F420-dependent oxidoreductase, with amino-acid sequence MAPTFAEIAGSEYILLTTFTRDGRPKPTAVWAAPAGDKLLVITQEKSWKVKRIRNTGRVTIAKCDRAGKPQSESVEAAATILDKSANGATYDALGNRYGLLGKTFNVFSKLRGGMKNNVTIQLEPAA; translated from the coding sequence ATGGCCCCCACCTTCGCCGAGATCGCCGGCTCCGAGTACATCCTGCTGACCACGTTCACCCGCGACGGCCGACCCAAGCCGACCGCGGTCTGGGCCGCGCCCGCCGGCGACAAGCTCCTGGTGATCACGCAGGAGAAGTCGTGGAAGGTCAAGCGGATCCGCAACACCGGGCGCGTCACGATCGCCAAGTGCGACCGCGCCGGCAAACCGCAGAGCGAATCGGTGGAAGCCGCGGCGACGATCCTCGACAAATCCGCCAACGGTGCCACCTACGATGCGCTCGGTAACCGGTACGGGCTGCTCGGCAAGACGTTCAACGTTTTCTCGAAGCTGCGCGGGGGCATGAAGAACAACGTGACCATCCAGCTCGAGCCCGCGGCCTGA
- the cobN gene encoding cobaltochelatase subunit CobN → MTPPHPAPTVLLLSTSDTDLITARSSGARYRWANPSRLVSGELDDLLDGADIVVIRILGGYRAWQDGIDTVSARGLPTVVVSGEQAPDAELMRHSTVPQGAALQAHVYLAQGGVENLRQLHAFLCDTLLMTGFGFAPPAATPTWGVLDRAVRATDGPTIAVLYYRAQQLAGNTAYIEALCDAIEAQGGRPLPVYCASLRNAEPELLAQLESADALITTVLAAGAATPAAVGAGGDDDSWNVAHLAALDVPILQGLCLTSSWSDWSSKDDGLSPLDVATQVAVPEFDGRIITVPFSFKEIDSEGLISYVADPERCARVAGIALRHARLRRIPVQDKRIAVVFSAYPTKHARIGNAVGLDTPASAVALLRAMREAGYDIGDVPGVEAQDGDALIHALIERGGQDPDWLTDGQLTGNPIRMSADDYRKWFATLPAELTDAVVEHWGPPPGELFVDRSRNPDGEIVIAALQSGNVVLMVQPPRGFGENPVAIYHDPDLPPSHHYLAAYRWIDSGYPTGFGAHAVVHLGKHGNLEWLPGKTLGMSAACGTDAALGDLPLIYPFLVNDPGEGTQAKRRAHATLVDHLIPPMARAETYGDIARLEQLLDEHANVSALDPNKLPAVRQQIWTLMRAAKMDHDLGLDERPDEDSFDDMLLHVDGWLCEIKDVQIRDGLHILGAPPAGEAELDLVLAILRARQLFGGEQTLPGLRQALGLAEDGHDERTSVDAVEARARHLVAALQAADWDVAAVDTITDDPQVAAILRFAAAEVVPRLAGTAAEIRQVLRALDGRYIAAGPSGSPLRGLVNVLPTGRNFYSVDPKAVPSRLAWETGVAMADSLLDRYRDDYGTWPRSVGLSVWGTSAMRTSGDDIAEVLALLGVRPVWDDASRRVVDLEPIPLAELGRPRIDVTVRISGFFRDAFPHVVAMLDDAVTLVAELDESDEDNFVRAHTRADLAQHGDRRRATTRIFGSKPGTYGAGLLQLIDSRNWRDDADLAEVYTAWGGFAYGRGLDGRPAADDMNRSYRRIAVAAKNTDTREHDIADSDDYFQYHGGMVATVRALTGKAPAAYIGDNTRPDAVRTRTLSEETNRVFRARVVNPRWITAMRRHGYKGAFEMAATVDYLFGYDATAHVMADWMYDRLSQEYVLDAENRKFMEESNPWALHGMAERLLEAAGRGMWAEPDPATLDGLRQVLLETEGELEK, encoded by the coding sequence GTGACCCCGCCGCACCCCGCGCCGACCGTTCTGCTGCTGTCGACCTCTGACACCGACCTCATCACCGCCCGCTCCAGCGGGGCGCGGTATCGCTGGGCCAATCCCTCCCGGCTGGTCTCCGGCGAACTCGACGACCTGCTCGACGGCGCCGACATCGTGGTCATCCGGATCCTCGGCGGGTACCGCGCCTGGCAGGACGGCATCGACACCGTCTCGGCCCGTGGGCTGCCGACCGTGGTGGTCAGCGGTGAGCAGGCGCCGGATGCGGAGTTGATGAGGCACTCCACCGTCCCGCAGGGCGCCGCGCTGCAGGCGCACGTGTACCTCGCGCAGGGCGGTGTCGAGAACCTGCGTCAGCTGCACGCCTTCCTCTGCGACACGCTGCTGATGACGGGTTTCGGGTTCGCCCCGCCCGCCGCCACGCCGACGTGGGGCGTGCTCGACCGCGCCGTTCGCGCCACCGACGGCCCGACAATCGCCGTCCTGTACTACCGGGCTCAGCAGTTGGCCGGCAACACCGCCTATATCGAAGCGCTGTGCGATGCGATCGAGGCGCAGGGCGGGCGGCCGCTGCCCGTGTACTGCGCCTCGCTGCGCAACGCCGAACCGGAACTGTTGGCGCAGCTCGAATCCGCCGACGCGCTGATCACGACCGTGCTCGCAGCCGGTGCGGCCACCCCCGCCGCGGTGGGCGCCGGCGGCGACGACGACAGCTGGAACGTCGCCCACCTCGCCGCGCTGGATGTGCCCATCCTGCAGGGGCTCTGCCTGACGTCATCGTGGAGCGACTGGAGTTCCAAAGACGACGGCCTGTCGCCGCTCGACGTGGCCACGCAGGTCGCCGTCCCCGAGTTCGACGGCCGCATCATCACCGTGCCGTTCTCGTTCAAGGAGATCGACAGCGAAGGGCTGATCTCCTACGTCGCCGACCCCGAACGGTGCGCCCGGGTGGCCGGTATCGCCCTGCGTCATGCCCGGCTGCGACGGATCCCGGTGCAGGACAAGCGGATCGCCGTGGTGTTCTCGGCGTATCCGACCAAACACGCGCGCATCGGCAACGCCGTCGGACTCGACACCCCGGCGAGTGCGGTCGCGCTGCTGCGTGCCATGCGTGAGGCCGGCTACGACATCGGCGACGTGCCCGGGGTGGAGGCACAAGACGGTGACGCGCTCATCCACGCGCTCATCGAGCGCGGCGGCCAGGACCCGGACTGGCTCACCGACGGTCAGCTCACCGGCAACCCGATCCGGATGTCGGCCGACGACTATCGGAAGTGGTTCGCCACCCTGCCCGCCGAACTGACCGACGCCGTGGTCGAGCACTGGGGCCCACCGCCGGGCGAACTGTTCGTCGACCGCAGCCGGAACCCTGACGGCGAAATCGTCATCGCCGCACTGCAATCCGGCAACGTCGTGCTGATGGTGCAGCCGCCCCGCGGCTTCGGTGAGAACCCGGTCGCCATCTACCACGACCCCGACCTGCCGCCGAGTCACCACTACCTGGCGGCCTACCGCTGGATCGACTCCGGATACCCGACTGGTTTCGGCGCCCACGCCGTCGTCCACCTCGGCAAACACGGCAACCTCGAATGGCTGCCCGGTAAGACACTCGGGATGTCGGCGGCCTGCGGCACCGACGCCGCACTCGGCGATCTGCCGCTGATCTACCCGTTCCTCGTCAATGACCCGGGGGAGGGGACCCAGGCCAAGCGGCGCGCCCACGCCACCCTGGTCGACCACCTCATCCCGCCGATGGCCCGGGCCGAGACCTACGGTGACATCGCCCGACTGGAACAACTCCTCGACGAGCACGCGAACGTCTCGGCGCTCGATCCGAACAAACTCCCCGCTGTGCGCCAACAGATCTGGACGCTGATGCGCGCGGCCAAGATGGACCACGACCTCGGTCTCGACGAGCGTCCGGACGAAGACTCGTTCGACGACATGCTGCTGCACGTCGACGGCTGGCTGTGCGAGATCAAGGACGTCCAGATCCGCGACGGACTGCACATCCTCGGCGCGCCGCCCGCCGGCGAGGCCGAACTGGACCTCGTGCTGGCGATCCTGCGGGCGCGCCAACTGTTCGGCGGTGAGCAGACCCTGCCCGGCCTGCGCCAGGCCCTCGGCCTCGCCGAGGACGGCCACGACGAGAGGACCAGCGTCGACGCCGTCGAGGCCCGGGCCCGCCACCTCGTGGCGGCGCTGCAGGCGGCCGACTGGGACGTCGCCGCGGTGGACACCATCACCGACGATCCGCAGGTCGCCGCGATCCTGCGGTTCGCCGCCGCCGAGGTGGTGCCGCGGCTGGCCGGTACCGCGGCCGAGATCCGACAGGTGCTGCGCGCGCTCGACGGACGCTACATCGCGGCGGGCCCGTCGGGTTCCCCGCTGCGCGGACTGGTCAACGTCCTGCCCACCGGACGCAACTTCTACTCCGTGGACCCCAAGGCGGTGCCGTCGCGGCTGGCCTGGGAAACCGGTGTGGCCATGGCGGATTCGCTGCTCGATCGGTACCGCGACGACTACGGGACGTGGCCGCGTTCGGTCGGGCTCTCGGTGTGGGGCACCTCCGCCATGCGGACCTCCGGTGACGACATCGCCGAAGTCCTTGCGCTGCTGGGTGTTCGGCCGGTGTGGGACGACGCCTCCCGCCGGGTGGTCGACCTCGAACCGATCCCGCTGGCCGAACTCGGCCGACCGCGCATCGACGTCACCGTGCGCATCTCGGGGTTCTTCCGCGATGCCTTCCCACACGTGGTCGCCATGCTCGACGACGCGGTCACCCTCGTCGCGGAACTCGACGAATCCGACGAGGACAACTTCGTCCGCGCCCACACCCGCGCCGACCTCGCCCAGCACGGCGACCGTCGACGCGCCACGACAAGGATTTTCGGGTCCAAGCCGGGCACCTACGGGGCGGGCCTGCTGCAGCTGATCGACAGCCGCAACTGGCGCGACGACGCCGACCTCGCGGAGGTCTACACCGCGTGGGGCGGCTTCGCCTACGGCCGGGGTCTGGACGGCAGACCCGCCGCCGACGACATGAACCGCAGCTACCGGCGAATCGCCGTCGCCGCCAAGAACACCGACACCCGCGAACACGACATCGCCGACTCCGACGACTACTTCCAGTACCACGGCGGCATGGTCGCCACGGTGCGCGCACTGACCGGTAAGGCCCCCGCGGCCTACATCGGCGACAACACCCGTCCCGACGCCGTGCGCACCCGCACCCTGTCCGAGGAGACCAACCGGGTCTTCCGCGCCCGCGTGGTCAACCCGCGCTGGATCACCGCGATGCGCAGGCACGGGTACAAGGGCGCGTTCGAGATGGCCGCGACGGTGGACTACCTGTTCGGTTACGACGCCACCGCGCACGTCATGGCGGACTGGATGTACGACCGGCTGTCGCAGGAGTACGTGCTCGACGCGGAGAACCGCAAGTTCATGGAGGAGTCCAACCCATGGGCGCTGCACGGGATGGCCGAACGGCTGCTGGAGGCCGCCGGCCGCGGCATGTGGGCCGAACCGGACCCCGCCACCCTCGACGGGCTCCGCCAGGTGCTGCTGGAGACCGAGGGTGAGCTGGAGAAATAG